A window of the Scophthalmus maximus strain ysfricsl-2021 chromosome 8, ASM2237912v1, whole genome shotgun sequence genome harbors these coding sequences:
- the cenpk gene encoding centromere protein K yields the protein MAEVKSGERAAAVLSEAAQCELLDLCEDQFAQLEKLQNEVILCEPDFGENPQEQSINRLIATEAELKQWLAVEPKLLAANSEVLLQAGKEEMLKLCSELEMVASCYEAKRDKLRETKELEQKWLEQKNQVLIAASDHAERLRMEKETLSELSVLQDTKAKIQKMKVYQERLMESLGDVLEKHVPLPQNEPSANRKKKNIELEISEDLISLNEILEVLMNKVLNTPHDPYVTIDNTFWPPYVEMLLRYGIAVRHQENNFKIRLETFF from the exons ATG GCCGAGGTGAAGTCGGGCGAGCGGGCGGCGGCGGTGCTGTCGGAGGCTGCGCAGTGTGAGCTGCTCGACCTGTGCGAGGATCAGTTCGCGCAGCTGGAGAAG CTTCAGAATGAGGTCATACTGTGCGAACCGGATTTCGGTGAGAATCCACAGGAGCAG TCAATAAATCGACTGATAGCCACAGAAGCTGAGCTGAAGCAGTGGCTGGCAGTGGAGCCAAAAT TGCTGGCAGCAAATTCAGAAGTTTTACTTCAAGCTGGAAAAGAGGAG ATGCTCAAGCTTTGCTCTGAACTTGAGATGGTTGCTTCCTGCTATGAGGCAAAGCGAGACAAACTGAGAGAAACCAAAGAACT ggAACAGAAGTGGCTGGAGCAGAAGAATCAGGTGCTAATAGCGGCCAGTGATCATGCTGAACGACTTCGAATGGAAAAGGAGACATTGTCAGAGCTAAG TGTACTGCAAGACACCAAGGCCAAAATCCAGAAAATGAAGGTCTATCAGGAGAGGTTGATGGAGTCTCTGGGGGACGTCCTGGAGAAGCACGTTCCTCTCCCTCAAAATGAACCCAGTGCgaacaggaagaaaaag aatATTGAACTGGAGATAAGTGAGGACTTGATTTCACTTAATGAAATTCTCGAG GTGCTCATGAACAAGGTCCTGAACACACCGCACGACCCTTACGTGACGATAGACAACACATTCTGGCCGCCGTACGTGGAGATGCTTCTCCGCTATGGGATTGCAGTGAGGCACCAAGAGAATAACTTCAAGATCCGCCTGGAGACCTTCTTTTAG